TGGTGTATTCCAACGAATACCAGCAGGTTCGCCGCATCTTCAAAAAGGACGTCCGCAGCGTGATGACGCTCATTCGCCAGTCGGTCCAGAGCGAGGAACTCGTCAGTCGCACCCGCAACGACATCCTTGCGCACATCGAGGACTACTGGGTGCTCGAGGTCGATCGTCAGCCCGTCGCCTGTGTGGCGCTGCATGTTTACGCCCCGGAGAAAGCCGGCGAACTCGCCTGCCTCTACGTGAGCAAGGCGCATGAAAACCAGGGCTACGGCCGCAAGCTCATGGCCTTCGTCGAAAATCTCGCGAAGGAAAAAGGGCTCACCCGGCTGTTCGCGCTTTCGACTCAGGCCTTCATGTTTCTCCAGCAAAAGGGCGGTTACGCCGAAGCTCCGGCCGAATCGTTGCCGGCCGTTCGCCTCGAGAGATACATGCAGAGCGGCCGGAACTCGAAGGTGCTCGTGAAAACCCTCGGCCCGACATCCTGAAATGAATCTCGGCCTGCTCACCGACGGATTCGTTGTTCTCGCCTACTTCGTCATCGTTATCAGCATCGGCCTCTACAAGGGCCGGGGCAGCAAATCGCTCGAGAGTTTTGCCGTTGGCGACCGGAACATCCCGTGGTGGGCGGTCCTTGCCTCGATTCTCGCGGCGGAAATCAGCGCGGCGACGTTTCTCGGAGCACCGGGTGAGGGCTACGCGACCCGAAATTTCGCCTACGCGCAACTGGCGATCGGCACGATCCTCGCCCGCATCCTCATCGCCTACATTTTCATCAAGCCCTACTACGACTTTCGCGTCGTCTCGATCTACGAATATCTCTTCATCCGGTTCGGCCTGCGCACGAAGAATGCCGCTTCTGCGATCTTCCTGATCACGCGCGTTCTCGCGAGCGGCACCCGTCTCTACGTGGCAGCCATCGTGCTCGTGCTCGGCTACGAGTTCGTGACCGGGCGTGAACTGGAGCCGCTCGAGCAGGTGCCGATTTACCTCGCGTCGCTGGTCGCCATCACGGCCATGACCGCCGTTTACACGGCTCTCGGCGGCATCAAGGCGGTGGTCTGGACGGATTTGATTCAGGTCGTGATCATGTTCGGCGCGCTGGGTTTCGCGATCTGGTCGATTCTCTCGCACATTCCCGGCGGACTTGCCGAAGTGTTCTCCTCGGCGCATCGCGTCGTCGTCGACCCCGCGCTCGTCGCCTCCCATGGCGAGGCTTACGCCCAGGCTGCCGCCGAAAAAGTCGCTGGCCACGCCCTGAAGTTCTACGACAGCGGCATCGATGCGAACGCCAGCTTCTGGCAGAATGTTCGGTCCATTCTCGAAAGCGAATACACGATCTGGGCCGCGCTGATCGGATCGACCTTCACCACGCTCGCGACGCACGGGACGGACCAGGACATGGTTCAGCGCATGCTCACGGCCAAGAATCACAGCAAGAGCCGCCTTTCGCTCATCCTGTCCGGCTTCGCCGATCTTCCGCTCGTGCTTTGCTTCCTTTTCGTCGGCCTCCTGCTCTGGAGCTACTATCAGAAACCCGGCATGACCGCTCCGTTCGCGCACTACATCGTTTACGAGATGCCGCCCGGCGTGCGCGGACTGCTCGTGGCCGGCCTCTTCGCCACCGCCATGGGCTCCCTCAGCACCGCGCTGAACGCCCTCGCGACAAGTTTCGTCGAGGACTGGTATCGTCCCTACATCAATCGAGACGCTTCGGTGGCCCACACCGTGCGAGCCGCGCGGCGGGCAACGGTGGTGTTTTCCATCCTGCTCGTGATCGTCGGCGGACTCACCGCCTACGCCGTTATCGTCCTTCACGCCCGCATCATTCCCGTCGTCCTCGGCATCTTCGGCTACACTTACGGCTCGCTCCTCGGTGTCTTCCTCGTCGGATTGCTGACCCGGAGCCGAGGCAACGAGCGCGGCAACCTCATCGCCATGCTCTGTGGATTCATCGTCGTCTCGCTGCTCAGTGGCCTCCACAACGATCTCTGGGCGCTCCTGCATCCCGCGACCGTCGACGCCGTTCTCTGGAAGCCCGACTGGCTGCCCAAGATCGAATTTCCGTGGCGGGTGGCCTTCGGCAGCGTCGTGACCTTCGTCGTCGCGCTGGGTTTTGCGACGCCTCCGGAGCAGATTGCCGCCGCCGCCGAGAAACGGCGCGCTGGCGCGGAAGCCTGAGCGATTTTTCGCCGATTCGCGCGCGCCAAGGAACCATCGGCACGCAGCGTCGGGTCAAGAAAATATCCCGCGGTTTCGGGGGTTAAATTTGACGCTTCCGTAACCTTTTTTCTTGAGGGAAAAACCCCCGGTTCCTAGCCTCTCGGCAGTTGCGGCGAGCGAAAGATCCTGCCCTGTGAATAACTTGTGAAATGTTCCTCCGGCGGTCGTGCGCGGTGTTCCACGGCCCGCTCACAGAGAGGAATCCGTTTCAAAGTCAGGGTAAGGAGAGGCATCGACGACGCCACGAGAAAAGAATTTTGAAGATGTTGACTGACAGGAAAATACAGAGAAAAAGAGGGTTTTCAGCGAGCTTTGGGTCGTTCCGAATTTCTCTGTGGGCTTATTTTCCGGCTTGTTTCCTGCCGCACCCGGCATCCACCGAAAGCGCGGCAAATCTCTAAGGAGCAATTGTGCATAAGTTACTTGCGACGCAGGATTTCGCGACCATTTGGGGCACCATTTCCGCCCTTATCGCCCCCCGGGTCAGCGCTGATGGATTTCAGCGTTGGTTCCGCGATATCGAGGTCTGTGGAGACGACGGAACGACGCTCACGCTTTCGGTCCCGAACCCCATTCACAAGTTCTTCCTCGAGAGCAATTATCTGCCCCTCGTGCAGGGCGCGGTCGCCGAGGCCTTCGACTCGGCCCGCGAGATCGTGATCGTGGCCCGGCAGGCGGACGATATGGAGGCCGGCCCGACGCTGAACGTGATCGAGGAGCCCGAGCCCGTGCGCCCGGCTCCACGCGAGAAAGGCGCCACGGCCTTCACCAGCGGGATGAACCCCCGCAACAATTTCGACGCATTCGTCGTCGGCTCGAACAATCAGTTCGCCTACGCCGCGGCCCTCGCCGTCGCGCAGGCGCCAGCCAAGACCTACAACCCGTTTTTCATCTACGGCGGCAGCGGACTCGGCAAAACGCACCTGCTGCAGGCCATCGGCCACCACGTGCTCGCCTCCCGCAAGGGTGCGAAGGTTTTCTACGTCTCCAGCGAGCAGTTCACCAACGAGTTCATCGACGCCATTCAGCACGGCACTCTCGTCAAATTCCGGAAGAAATACCGGCAGGCGGACGTGCTGATGATCGACGACATCCAGTTCCTCGCCGGCAAGGAGCGCTCGCAGGAGGAATTCTTCCATACCTTCAATACCCTGCACGACGGTCACAAGCAGATCATCCTGTCCAGCGACCGCCCTGCGAGTGAGATCGAGAAGCTCGAGCAGCGCCTCGTCTCCCGCTTCGAGTGGGGGATGACGGCGGAGTTGCAGCCGCCGGACATGGAAACGCGTATCGCGATTCTCCAGAGCAAGGCCGAGAACCTCAAGATTCACCTCGAACAGTGGGTGATCGAGTTCCTTGCCGACAAGATTCGCAACAACGTCCGCCGCCTCGAGGGCGCGCTCATGCGCGTGGCTTCCTATGGATCGCTCAGCGGTCGCAAGCTCACCCGCGAGGACATCGAGACGCTGCTGCGCGACATCTTCCAGGAGCAGGCCCGTCGCGCCGTCACGATCGACCAGATCCAGCGCAAGGTTGCGGAGACGTTCGATCTGCGCATCGCGGACATGACGAGCAAGCGCCGCCTGGCGAGCATCGCCTACCCGCGCCAGATCGCGATGTATCTGTCCCGCGAGCTGACGAATTCCACCCTCACGGAGATCGGTGATCTTTTCGGCGGCAAGGACCACGGCACCGTGATCCATGCGGTGAAGCTCATCAAGCGCCGCATGGAGGAAGACGAGCGCACGCGCCACATGATCCAGTCCATCGAAACGCAGCTGCAGAGATAGCCGATGCCGCGAGTTTTTAGTTGAGAGGCCCGCGCCCCGCGGATACCACAGCAGCTATCGCGGCCGAGTGCCGCAGCGCCCCATTCCATGAAGTTCAGCGTCACCAAAGAAAACCTTCTCGAAGGCCTCCAGAAAACCCAGAACGTCGTTAGCAATCGCACCACGCTTCCCGTGTTGTCGAACGTGCTCGTCGAGACCACCGACACCGGCGTTCGCCTCAGCACGACCGACATGGAAGTCGCCCTGCGCGTCGACGTGCCGGCGGTCATCGAGAAGCCCGGCGCCACCACGCTGCCGGCCCGTCGTTTGTTGAGCGTCGTCCGGGAGCTTCCCTCGAGCGAGATCCAGATCGAGACCGACGCGAAGAGCATCTCCGCCATTCGCAGCGGCCAGAGCTTCTTCAAGATCTTCGGCCTCGCGCGTGAGGAATTTCCGGCGTTCCCGAGCTCGAAGGACGCCCGCAGCCTCTCGCTGAAGCAGAGCGTGCTCCGCGATGGCCTGCGCAAGACCAGCTACGCGATCTCGATGGACGAGACCCGTTACGTGCTGAATGGCATCCTCTTCTCCTTCAAGGAAAACACGCTCAAGCTCGTCGCCACCGACGGCCGCCGTCTCGCGCTTTTCGAAGAGACGATCGATGCCGAACTCGCCGGCAAGCTCGACCTCGACTTCATCGTCCCGACCAAGGCGATCAACGAGCTCCAGCGCCTCCTCAACGATGACGGTGACCTCACGCTTTCCGTGAGCGACAATCTCGTCTCCTTCGAGCTCAACGGCTCGCTGCTCGTCTCGAAGCTCGTCGACGGCAACTACCCGAACTACAAGCAGGTCATTCCCTCGAGCGAGGACGTCAAGGAAGTCGTCGCCCTCGAGCGCGAAACGTTCCTCACGACCGTGCGCCGCGTGTCGCTGCTCAGCAACGACAAGACCAGCTCGATCCGCCTCAATTTTACGAAGAACAACATCGAGGTCACCTCGAACACGCCGGAAATCGGCGAAGCGAAGGAATCCATCGCCGTCGCCTATCGCGGCCGCGATTTCTCGATCGCGTTCAATCCCGAGTATCTCATGGACCCGCTCAAGGCCCTGCCGAACGACGAGGTGAATCTTCACCTCATCGACGAGATGAGCCCCGGCGTCCTGAAGATCAACTCCGGCTTCCTCTACGTGATCATGCCGATGCGCGTCTCCGCGTAATCGACTCGATCGTCGCCGGTCACCGCTATTTTCCTCCTCGCCCGGGCATCAACCGGGCGAGCGATGGCTGTTTGCCTGCCGGAGTTTAGGGGATTGCCCCTCGCGTGGGATCGGGGAGCGGCCGGGACGGGGTTTTCGAGCGAAAACTGGTCCTATGGAACTCAACACCCTCAAGGATCTTTACATCCACGAACTCAAGGACCTCTACAGCGCCGAGAAGCAGATCATCAAGGCGCTCCCGAAGATGGCGAAAGCCGCCACTCACCCGGACCTCGTCGCCGGCTTCAAGGCTCACCTCGAAGAAACGAAGGAACACGCCGCCCGGCTCGAGAAAATTCTCAAGAGCCTCGGGCAGACGACCCGCGGACCGAAGTGCAAAGGCATGGAAGGTGTCGTTGCCGAGGGGGCGGAAATGATCGAGGAGGAGGCGGACGACGAAGTTCGCGACGCGGGCCTTATCGCCGCCGCCCAGCGCGTGGAGCATTACGAGATGGCTGGCTACGGCTCGGCTCGCACCTACGCGCAACTCCTCGGGGACAAGGAAGGCGCGAAACTCCTCCAGACGACGCTCGACGAGGAAGGCGCGACCGACAAGAAACTCACGGATCTGGCGGTCTCCGCCATCAATGTCGCTGCCGACAAGTAGCTCGCGCTCGCGCGCTTCGAGATTTGACCTCAGGACGTCGGAAACGGGTTCCGCTCGGCGAAGGCCATCTGGTGCCAATACGGATAGATCCTCGTCCGGGCGCTGGCCGCTTCGAGGCGGGCGACCTGGTCCGGTGCCAGGTTCCAGCCGACGGCGCCGAGATTCTGGCGGAGCTGTTCCTCGTTGCGCGCGCCAATGATGAGAGTGGCGACAGTCGGACGGTGGAGCAGCCAGTTCAGCGCGATCTGCGGGACGGATTTTCCGGTTTCCTCGGCGATCGCGTCGAGCACGTCGACGACGGAGTAAACGAATTCGTCGTCGACGGGAGGACCGTAGTCCATGCTTTGCGCATCGTTCAGGCGGGTGACAGCCGGCTTTTCCTGGCCGCGGCGAACCTTGCCGGTGAGGCGGCCCCAGCCGAGCGGGCTCCAGACCACGGCGCCGACCTTCTGGTCGAGGCCAAGCGGCATGAGCTCCCATTCGTAATCGCGGCCGATGAGCGAGTAGTAGGCCTGGTGCGCGACGTAGCGCGTGAGACCGAGGCGATCCGCCGTGGCGAGCGATTTCATGAGGTGCCAGCCGGAGAAGTTCGAGCAGCCGAGGTAGCGGATCTTGCCCGCGCGCACGAGGTCGTCGAGCGTGGCGAGCGTTTCCTCGACCGGAGTCATGGCATCGAAGCCGTGGAGTTGAAAGAGGTCGATGTAATCTGTGCCGAGGCGGCGGAGACTGCCCTCGACGGAGCGGATGAGGTGATGGCGCGACGAGCCCACGTCGTTCGGCCCTTCGCCGAGGCGAAACGTGGCCTTGGTGGAGATCATCACGGCATCGCGGCGGCCCTTGATGGCCGCGCCGAGCACTTCCTCGGATTGCCCGGCGGAATAAATGTCGGCCGAATCGAACATGTTCAGGCCCGCCTCGAGGCAGATGTCGACGAGGCGCGTGGCCTCTTCCGGCCCCGTGGAACCCCAGGTTTTGAAAAACTCCGTGCCGCCGCCGAAAGTGCCCGTGCCCAGACTCAGCACCGGAACCCGGAGGCCCGAACCGCCCAATTGTCGAAATTCCATGGTGGATCACGATGCGCCGGGATCGGCAGAACGGAAGCGCCTTTCTGCACTTTCCCGGAAAATTTTTTCTCGCGAGCCGGGAGGAGTGGCCGCAGGATGGCCCAGCATTTTCTCAAATGCCGGCATAGCACAGTGGTAGTGCAACGGTTTTGTAAACCGTAGGTCATCGGTTCGAATCCGATTGCCGGCTTTCTTCTCGAAGGTCGCGAGGATTGGTCGGTCGTCTTCGGGCCGAAGCTCACTTTTCTGTGGCGCGGATTTTTTGAGGACGGCTCCCCGCGGCGTTGAAGAGGTCGGGCGAGGTGCTATTGTGGGGGCGTCAGTCCGGGTTTCGACAAGCGAAAGGAATCAAACTATGGCACAGGCAATCATGGACCCGGAGGAAGTCCGCCGGTTTGCGACGGAGCTCAAGCGGTTCAATCAGGATGTCCAGGTGCGGGCGGCGTCGCTGCAGGCCCGATTTTCCGCCCTGGGAAGCAGTTGGCAGGATCAGGAGCACGAGAAGTTCGCGGAGGAGTTCGTCGCCACGATGAAGGCGCTCAAGAAATTCATCGAGGTCTCGGACCAGCATGCGCCCTACCTGTTGCGAAAGGCGCAGCGGATCGAGCAGTATCTGGATCAACGCTGACGGCATGGCCATTCCCGCCCAGGCACACGTTACCTCGATCGATGCCCTCGGAACGTTCCGGGCAAATCTGGTGGTTTTTCGCGCCACGACCTCGCAGGCGCTCGACGAGTTGTTCGACGAAGTCCGTCGCACGCGGCAATGGATCCTCAACGACCGGCGCTTTCATTGGGAGGGCGAGGTGCGCCGGCGGCAGAAGAAGCTCGATCAGGCGCTGCAGGAGCTCATGGGCGCCCGGCTTTCCGATCTCCGGGCATCGACCGCCGCGCAGCAGAATGCCGTGACGAAGGCGCGGGCCGCGTTGCGCGAGGCGGAGGAGAAACTGCGGCGCGTGAAATACTGGGCGCGCAATTACGACCTCACGGCCGAACCTTTGGCCAAGCGACTCGGCGGGCTGCGCAGCTTTTTGGAACAGGATTTGCCGCGGGGAATTGCCGATCTGGCGGCCCGGCAGCGGGCGCTCGACGAATATGCCGGACGGCGCGCGGCGGCCAATCCAGAGCCCGCGAGCGAACCGCAGGAACCGACGACATGATTTTCAAGGGATGTGCCTCCACGCTGGCCCAGGCGGGCCGGAATCTTTCCTCCGAGTGGGAGGAAGCGCAGGCGCACTGGCGCGATGCGAAGGCCGCGGAATTTCAGCGGGAATATCTCGATCCCCTGCCGCCGCAGCTGGCGCGGGCCGTGGAGACGCTCGAGGAACTGGATCGACTGCTCGGAAAGGTGAGGCGGGAGTGTGAGTGACGTGCGCGAATTGGAAGTCGGCCGGGGCATGGAACGGCTCGAGCATTTGCGGGCGACCCTCGCGGCCTTTGCCAGCGAAGAGGCGGAACTCGGGCGTCGCCTGCGGGACCGACGTTATCGGCTGCAGCGAGCCTGCGACGATCGACTTGCGGAGGTGGACCGCCGGCTCGCGGACGCGCTCTCCGAGCGGGGCGCCGCTCTTTCCGAAAGCAAGCGGCGGCTCACCGAGCGGCATGACGCTCGCCGGCTGCGCATCCGCCGACTGCAGAGCGAGGGGCTGAGGAATCTGCCCAGGCTCGCCCGGCTCGAGCGCGAGCGCTGGCTGGGAGATCTGCAGATGCAGGAATTTCTGGTGACGCGGAAGCTCACCGCGGACCGCGAGGCTGCGGACAAGGCGTTTGAAAAAGTTTCCGCGGAGCTGGCGGCAATCGGATCCGACCTGCGGAATCTCGAGAGACGGGCGCGCGAGTATTTCACCGGCTACCTGAGCTTCCGCTGGCTGTTGCGGCGCGAGGGGGCCGTCGAAGCGGGGTCCCGGGAAAAGCTGGCGACCGTTCTGGCGCAGACGACGGAACGACTGCGCGAGTTCCGAAAGCTGCCGCTGCCGAAGGTCTTCAGCTTTCTGCCGCTGCCGGCGTTGCTCGTGTTGCTCGCGGTGGCGACCTTCCTCGTCGCGAGTTCCTTCCCGGGTATCTTCACTGGCGTGGTGCTGGCCGGAGCGCTGGTGATGATCGCGCTGATCGCGGTGCATTTCGTGAGTCGACGGCAGGCCAAGCCGCTGGCGGAAGCCGTGGCGGCGGGAATCGCCGAGGCGCGCGGGTTGCATTCCGCCTGGCGGGCGGCAGCGCTCGCGGAGCACGAGCGGGCGTGTGAACGGATCAAGGGCGAGCTCGCGCGGACGAGCACGCAGATCGAGGGGCAGTGGACGCGGGGAGACGAGATCAAGATCGATTTCGAGGCCCGTGTGCGGTCCAAACTCGAAGCGCGGGTGCCGCGCGCGCTCGCGGCGAATGACAAGGCCCTGAAGGACCGGTTGGCGCGCCTCGGCGAGACGGAGGAGACCGGCGAGGTGCGGGCTGATTTCGAGCGCCAACGGGCGGCGATTACCGCGGAGTGCGCGACGGGGAATGCCGGGGTCGACGCCGATGAGGTCCAGCGTTGGAGCGAACTCGAGGCGCGCTGGCAACGGGAGATCGAGCGGATTTATGCGGAGGTGGCCGGATTGAATGCGCTCGCCGCGGCGGCTTTCCCGGAATGGAGCCAGGCGCTCGTGGAGGCGTGGATGCCGCCGACGGAGTTCACGCCGGCGACGAAATTCGGGCGGCTCGACGTGGAGATTCCCGCGCCGATCGGCACCGACAGATCGCGGTTGCGGCTGCCCGGGCCGGCGCGTCTTTCGATTCCGCTCGCGCTCACGTATCCGCAGCACGGCTCGTTGCTTTTCGAGTCGAGTGCTTCCGGTGGAGCGGCGGTGATCGACTGCCTGAACCACATCATCCTGCGGCTGCTGGCGACCACGCCGCCGGGCAAGCTGAGTTTCACGATCGTCGATCCGGTCGGACTTGGGCAGAACTTTGCGGGGTTGATGCATCTCGGCGATTACGAGGAGAGCCTGATCAGCCGGCGGATCTGGACGCAGGCGGACCAGATCGAGGAGCGGCTGGCGGATCTCAGCCAGCACATCGAGAAGGTCATCCAGATGTATCTGCGCAACGAGTATCCGACGATCGTCGAATACAACGCGCAGGCGGGGAGCACGGCAGAGAAGTTTCACTTCCTGGTGATCGCGGATTTCCCCGCGAATTTCAGCGAGGTCGCGCTGAAGCGGCTGCAGAGCATCCTGGCGAGCGGTCCGCGCTGCGGGGTCTACACGCTCATTCACTGGGATCGGCGGCAACCGGTGCCATCGGGCTTCGTGGCGGAGGAGTTGCGCAAGAGCAGCATTTGCATCCAGACTGACACCGACGGCGTGAGCCTGGAGAGCGAGTCCTCGGCGCTCGAAGCCCAGCTCGTGCTCGATACCGCGCCGGATGCCGCGCTGGCGCTGGAGCTCACGCATCGGATCGGCGCGCGCAGCGTGGATGCGGGCCAGGTGCAGGTGCCGTTTCGCGCGATTGCGCCGACCGAGGAGGAGCTGTGGGCCGCCGACACGACGAACGAGCTGCGCGTGGCGATCGGTCGAACGGGCGCGACGAAGCGGCAGATGCTGGCGATCGGCAAGGGCACGCGGCAGCACGCGCTGATTGCGGGCAAGACGGGCTCCGGCAAGTCGACGCTGTTTCACGTGATCATCACGAATCTCGCGCTCGCGTGCAGTCCGGAGCAGGTGGAGTTCTACCTCATCGATTTCAAGAAGGGCGTGGAGTTCAAATGCTACGCGACGAAGCGGCTGCCGCACGCGCGCGTGGTGGCGATCGAGAGCGATCGCGAGTTCGGGCTCAGCGTGCTCCAGCGCGTGGACGACGAGCTGCGTCGGCGCGGCGATGTCTTCCGCAAGCTCGGCGTGCAGGATCTCGCCGGCTACCAGCGGGCCAGTGGCGGGAAGCCGATGCCGCGGTCGCTCCTGATGATCGATGAGTTCCAGGAATTCTTCGTCGAGGACGACGCCATTGCGCAGAGCGCGTCGGTGTTGCTCGATCGGATCGTGCGGCAGGGGCGCGCCTTTGGCATCCACGTGCTGCTTGGCTCGCAGACGCTGGGCGGGGCGTATTCCCTCGCCCGCGCGACGCTCGGGCAGATGGTCATTCGCATCGCCCTGCAGTGCAACGAGGCGGACGCGTATCTCATCATGGACGACGGCAATGCCGCACCGCGGCTGCTTTCGCGGCCGGGTGAGGGCATTTACAACGACGCCGCCGGCGCGGTGGAGGGCAATAGCCCGTTCCAGGTCGTGTGGCTGCCGGAGGAGGAGCGCGACGCGTGCCTGGACAAGGTGCGTCAGCTCGCGGAGCAGAGGCCGGGCATGGACGCGGCGCCGGTGGTCTTCGAGGGCAATGCGCCCGCCGATGTCGCGGAGAATCCGTTGCTCGCCAGGGTGCTGCGGACCCGGCCGAAGTCCGCGCCGGTCGCGGCGCGGGCCTGGCTCGGCGCGCCGAATTCCATCAAGGGACCGACGGAGGTCGTCTTTCAGCGGCAGGGCGGCAACAACCTGCTGATCGTCGGCCAGCGGGACGAGGCGGCCTTGACGATGCTCGGCAACGCGTTGCTCGCGCTCGGCGCGCAGTTTCCAGCGGATGCGGCGCGCTTCGTTTTTCTGCACAATGCCGCTCCGGGCTCGGCCGACGCAGAGTTTCTCGACCGGGTGGTGGCGGCCGTGCCGCAGGAGGTCACGGTGGCGACTGGAGCGGGTGTCGCGGAGGTGCTGTCTGATCTCGCGGGGGAGTTGAAGCGACGCGAGGAGGGGGGCGGCGCGCCGGTGTTCGTCTTCGTGCATGGATTGCAACGATTCCGGAAATTGCGCGCCGACGAGGAGTTCGACTTTTCCTTTGCCGAAGCCGAGGCCGAGCCGAAGCCGGCGGCGCGGTTTGCGGAACTGGTTGCCGAAGGCAGCGGGCACGGGATGCACCTGCTCGTGTCGATGGACACCTTCAATAGCGTGAATCGCTTCCTGAGCCGGAAGGCGCTGGCGGAGTTTGAAATGCGCGTGGTTTTCCAGATGAGCGCGAACGACTCGGCCAGCCTGATCGATTCCCCGAAGGCCAGTGGGCTGGGCCTGCACCGCGCGCTGCTTCACAACGAGCACGAGGGCACGTTGGAAACCTTCCGACCCTACGCGATGCCCGACGCCGCCTGGCTGGCGAAGGCTCCGGGCCGGCGGACGCGGGGCGTCACGCTCGATGCCGTGCAGCCGCCGGCGTGAGAGCGGCATTACTGGAGTGAGGCGAAGAAGCTCTCGTATTTGACGCGGTCTGGAGCGCCTTCCGGCAAGGAATGCCGCGCGCCGGCCATCAGCTCGTAGGCGAGCTTCCGGGCTGCGACGGTTTGCCCGGTGTTTTTTTGCAGGGCGGCGAGGTCGTAAATTACTCCGAGGGTCGTGGGATGGGCGGAGCCGAGCGTTTGCCGCAGGCCGGTGAGGGCCTTCTGGTATTGCGCGACGGCGTCGGTATTCGCCCCGCGATCGCGGAGAATGTCGCCGAGG
This genomic stretch from Chthoniobacterales bacterium harbors:
- the dnaA gene encoding chromosomal replication initiator protein DnaA, which translates into the protein MHKLLATQDFATIWGTISALIAPRVSADGFQRWFRDIEVCGDDGTTLTLSVPNPIHKFFLESNYLPLVQGAVAEAFDSAREIVIVARQADDMEAGPTLNVIEEPEPVRPAPREKGATAFTSGMNPRNNFDAFVVGSNNQFAYAAALAVAQAPAKTYNPFFIYGGSGLGKTHLLQAIGHHVLASRKGAKVFYVSSEQFTNEFIDAIQHGTLVKFRKKYRQADVLMIDDIQFLAGKERSQEEFFHTFNTLHDGHKQIILSSDRPASEIEKLEQRLVSRFEWGMTAELQPPDMETRIAILQSKAENLKIHLEQWVIEFLADKIRNNVRRLEGALMRVASYGSLSGRKLTREDIETLLRDIFQEQARRAVTIDQIQRKVAETFDLRIADMTSKRRLASIAYPRQIAMYLSRELTNSTLTEIGDLFGGKDHGTVIHAVKLIKRRMEEDERTRHMIQSIETQLQR
- a CDS encoding WXG100 family type VII secretion target, whose product is MAQAIMDPEEVRRFATELKRFNQDVQVRAASLQARFSALGSSWQDQEHEKFAEEFVATMKALKKFIEVSDQHAPYLLRKAQRIEQYLDQR
- the dnaN gene encoding DNA polymerase III subunit beta; the encoded protein is MKFSVTKENLLEGLQKTQNVVSNRTTLPVLSNVLVETTDTGVRLSTTDMEVALRVDVPAVIEKPGATTLPARRLLSVVRELPSSEIQIETDAKSISAIRSGQSFFKIFGLAREEFPAFPSSKDARSLSLKQSVLRDGLRKTSYAISMDETRYVLNGILFSFKENTLKLVATDGRRLALFEETIDAELAGKLDLDFIVPTKAINELQRLLNDDGDLTLSVSDNLVSFELNGSLLVSKLVDGNYPNYKQVIPSSEDVKEVVALERETFLTTVRRVSLLSNDKTSSIRLNFTKNNIEVTSNTPEIGEAKESIAVAYRGRDFSIAFNPEYLMDPLKALPNDEVNLHLIDEMSPGVLKINSGFLYVIMPMRVSA
- a CDS encoding ferritin-like domain-containing protein, coding for MELNTLKDLYIHELKDLYSAEKQIIKALPKMAKAATHPDLVAGFKAHLEETKEHAARLEKILKSLGQTTRGPKCKGMEGVVAEGAEMIEEEADDEVRDAGLIAAAQRVEHYEMAGYGSARTYAQLLGDKEGAKLLQTTLDEEGATDKKLTDLAVSAINVAADK
- a CDS encoding aldo/keto reductase yields the protein MEFRQLGGSGLRVPVLSLGTGTFGGGTEFFKTWGSTGPEEATRLVDICLEAGLNMFDSADIYSAGQSEEVLGAAIKGRRDAVMISTKATFRLGEGPNDVGSSRHHLIRSVEGSLRRLGTDYIDLFQLHGFDAMTPVEETLATLDDLVRAGKIRYLGCSNFSGWHLMKSLATADRLGLTRYVAHQAYYSLIGRDYEWELMPLGLDQKVGAVVWSPLGWGRLTGKVRRGQEKPAVTRLNDAQSMDYGPPVDDEFVYSVVDVLDAIAEETGKSVPQIALNWLLHRPTVATLIIGARNEEQLRQNLGAVGWNLAPDQVARLEAASARTRIYPYWHQMAFAERNPFPTS
- a CDS encoding sodium:solute symporter encodes the protein MNLGLLTDGFVVLAYFVIVISIGLYKGRGSKSLESFAVGDRNIPWWAVLASILAAEISAATFLGAPGEGYATRNFAYAQLAIGTILARILIAYIFIKPYYDFRVVSIYEYLFIRFGLRTKNAASAIFLITRVLASGTRLYVAAIVLVLGYEFVTGRELEPLEQVPIYLASLVAITAMTAVYTALGGIKAVVWTDLIQVVIMFGALGFAIWSILSHIPGGLAEVFSSAHRVVVDPALVASHGEAYAQAAAEKVAGHALKFYDSGIDANASFWQNVRSILESEYTIWAALIGSTFTTLATHGTDQDMVQRMLTAKNHSKSRLSLILSGFADLPLVLCFLFVGLLLWSYYQKPGMTAPFAHYIVYEMPPGVRGLLVAGLFATAMGSLSTALNALATSFVEDWYRPYINRDASVAHTVRAARRATVVFSILLVIVGGLTAYAVIVLHARIIPVVLGIFGYTYGSLLGVFLVGLLTRSRGNERGNLIAMLCGFIVVSLLSGLHNDLWALLHPATVDAVLWKPDWLPKIEFPWRVAFGSVVTFVVALGFATPPEQIAAAAEKRRAGAEA